The Bombus terrestris chromosome 16, iyBomTerr1.2, whole genome shotgun sequence genome includes a region encoding these proteins:
- the LOC110120136 gene encoding piggyBac transposable element-derived protein 4 isoform X1: MSLQNRKRRAICYNSETDSEVENDLTKNKRDRKNGKKLRTLSLSESEDSDVHGETTRGKIIWSYENLKPQMHKFDSHNSGMTIQLNRSATPIDYFQLFFSEELVSFIAEKTNEYRKFKMDNFKRSFLKPHERETTLSEIYNFFVIRLLMSRVKKLHFSEYWTKDKFLRTDVFGKIMNRDRYVFLLRILYFSKIELVNSDRLIKIREFCNKLRRSFQNCFIPFRHLCVDESLLLKGRLSFQQFIPSKRNRFDIKSFVLCDCKTGFVLNFVVYAGSDSEITKMNEKYLGKSAEVVLTLLNSYLGKGHTLFVDNWYTSPTLFSYLHDNKTNACGTVKSRRRKMPVMKEKLDKGEICFRSSPNMLALKWQDKREVYMLSTSHSADYINTKKINYRTGEIIQKPSCIVDYTANMGVVNNRDKVISSVQSVRKSVKWYKIYFFHLLDVAIWNAYCLYKLQEKEKVTMRAFHLRLLKEIFEKFGYTNNVSSNKSIADHPFRLSGRHFPSYCRSTRSKKALRNCIVCSKNDVRRRSRYECEDCNVGLCVIPCFKIYHTQLYY, encoded by the coding sequence ATGTCACTTCAAAATAggaaacgaagagcaatttgcTACAATTCAGAAACAGACTCGGAAGTCGAAAATGACTTAACCAAAAACAAACGTGATAGGAAGAATGGAAAAAAATTGAGAACACTAAGTTTGTCCGAATCAGAAGATTCCGATGTTCACGGAGAGACGACACGTGGAAAAATAATCTGGTcatatgaaaatttgaaaccCCAAATGCATAAATTTGATTCCCACAATTCTGGCATGACAATCCAGCTTAATCGATCTGCAACTCCGATCGATTATTTCCAACTATTTTTCTCTGAAGAATTAGTGTCATTTATTGCAGAAAAAACGAATGAATACCGCAAATTCAAGATGGACAATTTTAAGCGCTCTTTTCTAAAACCTCACGAAAGAGAAACAACATTGAGTGAAATATACAATTTCTTTGTAATTCGTTTACTAATGTCGCGAgtaaagaaattacatttttctgaatattgGACAAAGGATAAATTTTTGCGAACCGATGTTTTTGGCAAAATTATGAATAGAGATAGATACGTTTTTCTATTACGCATTCTTTACTTCAGTAAAATTGAGTTAGTTAATTCCGATAGACTGATAAAAAttagagaattttgtaataagcTCCGTCGTTCTTTTCAAAATTGCTTTATTCCATTCCGCCATTTATGCGTGGATGAAAGTTTATTGCTAAAGGGACGGTTATCATTCCAGCAGTTTATCCCGTCCAAACGGAATAGGTTTGATATCAAGTCTTTTGTATTGTGCGACTGCAAAACGGGATTCGTACTAAATTTTGTTGTATATGCGGGCAGCGATTCcgaaataacaaaaatgaacgaaaaataTCTAGGAAAATCGGCTGAGGTTGTACTCACATTATTGAATTCATATTTAGGTAAGGGGCACACATTGTTTGTTGACAACTGGTATACCAGCCCGACCTTATTCAGTTATTTACATGATAATAAAACTAACGCGTGCGGCACTGTAAAGTcgcgaagaagaaaaatgcCTGTAATGAAGGAAAAACTAGACAAAGGTGAAATATGCTTCCGATCATCGCCTAATATGCTCGCTCTCAAGTGGCAAGACAAACGGGAGGTATATATGTTGTCAACTTCCCACTCCGCGGattatataaatactaaaaaaataaaCTATCGGACCggagaaattattcaaaaaccGTCTTGTATTGTTGATTACACTGCCAATATGGGTGTAGTCAACAATAGGGACAAAGTTATATCGAGTGTACAATCAGTCCGAAAAAGTGTCAAAtggtataaaatatactttttccaTCTGCTTGATGTGGCAATCTGGAACGCGTATTGTTTATATAAGcttcaagaaaaagaaaaagtaacaaTGCGAGCGTTTCACCTTAGATTACTtaaagaaattttcgaaaaattcggTTATACGAATAACGTTAGCTCTAACAAATCTATCGCTGATCATCCCTTCAGACTAAGTGGGAGACATTTTCCATCGTACTGTAGGTCCACAAGATCTAAAAAAGCGTTACGAAACTGTATCGTATGTTCGAAGAATGATGTAAGACGAAGATCGCGCTATGAGTGTGAAGATTGTAACGTAGGTCTATGTGTCATaccgtgctttaaaatatatcacactcaattgtattattaa
- the LOC110120136 gene encoding piggyBac transposable element-derived protein 4 isoform X2: MHKFDSHNSGMTIQLNRSATPIDYFQLFFSEELVSFIAEKTNEYRKFKMDNFKRSFLKPHERETTLSEIYNFFVIRLLMSRVKKLHFSEYWTKDKFLRTDVFGKIMNRDRYVFLLRILYFSKIELVNSDRLIKIREFCNKLRRSFQNCFIPFRHLCVDESLLLKGRLSFQQFIPSKRNRFDIKSFVLCDCKTGFVLNFVVYAGSDSEITKMNEKYLGKSAEVVLTLLNSYLGKGHTLFVDNWYTSPTLFSYLHDNKTNACGTVKSRRRKMPVMKEKLDKGEICFRSSPNMLALKWQDKREVYMLSTSHSADYINTKKINYRTGEIIQKPSCIVDYTANMGVVNNRDKVISSVQSVRKSVKWYKIYFFHLLDVAIWNAYCLYKLQEKEKVTMRAFHLRLLKEIFEKFGYTNNVSSNKSIADHPFRLSGRHFPSYCRSTRSKKALRNCIVCSKNDVRRRSRYECEDCNVGLCVIPCFKIYHTQLYY; encoded by the coding sequence ATGCATAAATTTGATTCCCACAATTCTGGCATGACAATCCAGCTTAATCGATCTGCAACTCCGATCGATTATTTCCAACTATTTTTCTCTGAAGAATTAGTGTCATTTATTGCAGAAAAAACGAATGAATACCGCAAATTCAAGATGGACAATTTTAAGCGCTCTTTTCTAAAACCTCACGAAAGAGAAACAACATTGAGTGAAATATACAATTTCTTTGTAATTCGTTTACTAATGTCGCGAgtaaagaaattacatttttctgaatattgGACAAAGGATAAATTTTTGCGAACCGATGTTTTTGGCAAAATTATGAATAGAGATAGATACGTTTTTCTATTACGCATTCTTTACTTCAGTAAAATTGAGTTAGTTAATTCCGATAGACTGATAAAAAttagagaattttgtaataagcTCCGTCGTTCTTTTCAAAATTGCTTTATTCCATTCCGCCATTTATGCGTGGATGAAAGTTTATTGCTAAAGGGACGGTTATCATTCCAGCAGTTTATCCCGTCCAAACGGAATAGGTTTGATATCAAGTCTTTTGTATTGTGCGACTGCAAAACGGGATTCGTACTAAATTTTGTTGTATATGCGGGCAGCGATTCcgaaataacaaaaatgaacgaaaaataTCTAGGAAAATCGGCTGAGGTTGTACTCACATTATTGAATTCATATTTAGGTAAGGGGCACACATTGTTTGTTGACAACTGGTATACCAGCCCGACCTTATTCAGTTATTTACATGATAATAAAACTAACGCGTGCGGCACTGTAAAGTcgcgaagaagaaaaatgcCTGTAATGAAGGAAAAACTAGACAAAGGTGAAATATGCTTCCGATCATCGCCTAATATGCTCGCTCTCAAGTGGCAAGACAAACGGGAGGTATATATGTTGTCAACTTCCCACTCCGCGGattatataaatactaaaaaaataaaCTATCGGACCggagaaattattcaaaaaccGTCTTGTATTGTTGATTACACTGCCAATATGGGTGTAGTCAACAATAGGGACAAAGTTATATCGAGTGTACAATCAGTCCGAAAAAGTGTCAAAtggtataaaatatactttttccaTCTGCTTGATGTGGCAATCTGGAACGCGTATTGTTTATATAAGcttcaagaaaaagaaaaagtaacaaTGCGAGCGTTTCACCTTAGATTACTtaaagaaattttcgaaaaattcggTTATACGAATAACGTTAGCTCTAACAAATCTATCGCTGATCATCCCTTCAGACTAAGTGGGAGACATTTTCCATCGTACTGTAGGTCCACAAGATCTAAAAAAGCGTTACGAAACTGTATCGTATGTTCGAAGAATGATGTAAGACGAAGATCGCGCTATGAGTGTGAAGATTGTAACGTAGGTCTATGTGTCATaccgtgctttaaaatatatcacactcaattgtattattaa